In the genome of Daucus carota subsp. sativus chromosome 9, DH1 v3.0, whole genome shotgun sequence, the window CAAAGCAAAACGCAGGATGTAGCAGATACAAGTCTTTTTGTCAAATGAATATACCTGAGCGAATGTGTGTGACACATTGACAGGCCttcaatcataaaaaattacCCCTGTGCTCGTGGAGCGGGGCCTTCAATAATGTAAGATTACCTTGTGCTCGTGAGAGAGCGGGGCCTTCGATAAAATATGCTGCAGACTTTGGTATCCGCCATCTGGTAGTTGCTGACTCTTTTTTGGTTGGTGTAGCATTGCAGGACTTACAAGTTTGCCCAGGCTACCCTACTTGACAAGTTCAGTTCGCaagtttgaaatatttttttttttgacatataTAACCGCGACAATatgcaaaatattttacaagCGCAATCCAACATATAATAAGCATGATGATTGAAAATTGTCGCAGTataaaaattttcttaaaaatatgatCCTTGTAAAATCCTTCAAAATTGCAAGATGTactgataaatatttttttctttaagagaTGCAGCTCGTACGAAATTTTCAAGACGCACAATTATCCAAAACATAAATATCTcgtatgatatatttttttaaaatagacgTGTTACCCGAATTTGGGCTCACGAATAATTTTACAAGCATAAAAATAATACTCgcacaaatttaatatttttgacaaTAATACTTAATAATATAACCTGTACGCATGCATGACGTAATTTAATATGCAATAAAGATGGAATGAGGTGAAAAAGAGAACTTATCTCATAATTTAATAATGCCAAATTGGAATTCCCAAAATGTGGCCAAATCCAGTTGCATTCTTGGTCCCAGACCGGTCGTACATTTGAGTTTCATGAAAACCTCTCGTAACCCACCCCGTATATTCATTATTATTGAGATTTATCTGTCCTCCACAGATAAAAATAAATCCTCCCACTGTGGTCGCCAATTCTTAATGGAGGATTTTGGTTAACAAGAATTTTGTAAGTTTGGGGGTTTATGGTTTATGAAAAAAGAGAGGTTGAGGTTGAGAGATATCTCGATTTGTCTCGTGTATCGGATCTCATATCCCAAGATGCCTGCGTACCTATGTTTTTATAGGATCAAGCCCACACAGTTCTGTTAGGATTGGGCCTATCCCGAGAGACTTAGGGATAAGCTATATTAAAATGCtgaattaattgattttaatctaATATAATCTTCGAGTTGTGATACTTTCCTGATTTAAAAGATATCGTTTGGAGATATTTTCTGTGATTGTTGATTCTTTCCTTGTTTCAGAGAGAGGATAATTACTTGTggccaagtaattaattaataatctgAATTAATAAAAGAATTTGGGAGATTAATAGGAAAATAGGCTATGCCAAAATTGGTTGACAACAAATGTGGGCACTTACGTGATTGTAGGAAGAATATCCGAAGAACATGGGACGGGGAGTGATGGATGGTGTAGCTGATCTTGTGGTTTGATCCTcgagagaaagaaagaaagtgtTCTCAGACGTTTCTCATCAAGAATTAGCTTATTAGCACAAGAGGCCTACGTACCCTTATTTATAGGGGTTCAAGCTACCACGTAGTTCTTACGGGCCAAACTTCTTAGCATGGGCTAAGTGTCAGTCCGGTCCATCAGGGCCCAGGTCCGTAGGGCCTTGAGGGCTGCCGTCAAAAGAGGCCCATACTCGCATGGCCTAGGCCCATATGGCAAGAGGCTGTCATGGAGCGGGTCGAAATGTAGATAATGATCCAATAAGCGGAGGTAAAGACCTCGAGATCCATACTCGTGGGCCCAACGGGTCCAGGCACGAGCCTTCACGTCTtcatcatcctctatggggcgagggagcccgttcatcctctatTGGGCGAAGGAGCCCATTCATCATCTTACGGGGTGATGTAACCTGATCATCCTccatggggcgagggagcccgatcATCATCTTACGGGGTGATGTAACCCGAAGTGGAAGGCGTAGCCCTGATGATGAGAGCCCAAAGGACTTAGTAGAATAAAGCACCTGACCTTTAGGGATGATGACCCCTATAGAGTCCTCCTTAAGGCCTAGCTGGATAGTGAGCCATGGGATGGGGACCCCCCAGACTGGCAACTTTCATCTATAATGACCCCCAAGGATAATGAGGCCATGAGATAGTGAGGCCCTAGGCTCACTGTTCTATCTTCATGATGACCTTTAGGGATGATGACCCCTATAGAGTCCTCCTTAAGTCTTCATAAATATTCTAAGTAGCGGGAGCTCATCAATGTGATGGCCTATTAGAATGATGAGCCCAAAGAACTCAGTCTAGAACAACCATTGAGTCCAGAATCCGCGGCCCAATCCTCCCTCCAGGCAGGGGAACCAGATAATCTTCATAAATAGAGGTGGACAGGCCCACCTCCGTGATCCATATATGACTATGGGCCTGCCGAGGTCCATGCCGATTTTTGGGCAGAACAATACCTATcggtataaataaaaattcccACTATACTTCAGTATTACCCAAAGATAAACGGTATTACCCAAAGATAagtaaatattttaagtttttgttttttttaatttatttgctaAATACAACATTTAACTCTGcatataaaattttgagttttaCAAGATATGTAGAATAGATCTACATTCTCTCTTCATAAGACAAGATGATATTCTGACTTCTGAGGGATATAAGAATACAAAACATTGTGAATCTTTTTTAGATTATTCAAAAGATGATCAAGACATTGAAATAGAAATATCTTATATTAACACCGAagtttaacatatatataaacttgtGAAGAGAGCTCTTTCACAGCTGCCAAGTCCTGAAGCTATGTTAAAGTATCTCAACAATTACACTTTACATTGTTCACCACCTGAATTGTTCTCTGTtttttacatatacatacaagcaAACCAGAGGCACTAGATACTGAAAGATACTCCAAAGCCTGCTTTATTTCATACGTTTTTCGACATCCTTATTTCTTGAAGTAGATGTTGGATGGATCCATGGTTATTCCTTGTAGTAGTAATAGTCATTCTTATTTTTTTCATGCTGAGTAACAGATGATCACTTCTGCTTAGCCTTGAGTTGTTTCACATATTCCTCGGTGGCCTTGAGTGCTTTCCCGTATTTGCTTATCaactaaaatttcaaaatttaggaATCATAATCATGCACTTTGCATACTTATATCCTTGAATTCTTCTTTTATAGTTGTGGGAGCTAATTACCTCGTCAAGTTCAGTCGGGGTGATGATCAAGGGAGGACTCATAATGATGTGGTCATAGACGACGCGCACCAGCATCCCAAGCTTCTCACACTCTGCTCCAAAATATGCACCTATGCCTGAGGAAAAGTTGCATGGGTGATTCAACCATGTAAGATGACTACTTTACCATTCCTAAAACTACAAATTTACCCCATTCTTGAGGGAAGAGATCAGTTGGCGACTTGTTATCTGTGAACTCTGTCACAATGATTAAACCAGTTCCTCTAATCTGCAAATGAAAATGTATATACTAAGTATGCATTAACATGCAAAATCAGTTAGATATCTCAGTAATTACCTCGCCAATAATTGGACTGTCGGAAAAGGCCCTTATACCATCTTGAAACTTCGGAGATAAGTTCTTCACCTGCTCAACAATATTTCTCTCCCTGGAAATGAAGTACTACATGATTTAAAATCTGGtgaagactatatatatatgttattgacaTAGTCAGCTACACTCGGATAAGCCTTGATACAAACTCATTAGTTATGCATAAATGCCTATCTAATCTAGTTATACCCACCCGATGCCAGGAAAATTGTACTGCATGTTGCAATATCTCTAACTAAATCTTCGTCCTAGCATAGCTAGGTGTGGAAAAGGTTAAGAGTGTTAACCCAAGTGTTATATTGAGAAGTCGAGAAAAAGTTGCATTAAATGTAATAAGGGTCCAATTGAAGTGTGGAATGTTAACAAGATGTATTTGGCAACTAATATTCTTGCTTGTTAGTATTTCAGCTTCATGTGTGCAATAGAAAAGCAGGAAACTTGAATCTCACATGGAAATGTATATAGAATAGTAGATCATTTTCTTGCAGATAATATGTTTATGAGCTAGCTAGGGAACGTAAAGTTATACTTAAAACTGTGATTACTGTATTCTCCCATTCGTAACTCCTGAGACTTGTTAGCTCACATAGTAGATCATGTTCTCCCAGATGATACGTATTTCAgctaagaaaaattaaattgatacTTAAACTGTTATTACTGCATTTCTCCCATTTGCAACTCTGGAGACTTGTTAGTTTATGGCTACATAGTCATGAAGAATTTATTACACCTTCAAAGCTATTCAAGtgtgaaattaatttttgaattgaaATCAGTGGATGTTATAAAAGCATACTTGTAGATCTTCAGTGCTTCTAATGCAACAGCACAGGAGACTGGATGCCCCGAAGTAGTGAATCCATGATTAAAAGAACCTGACATAACATAAGACTAAGTAATGTTTCCAAGATGAGAGAAGTGGTAATCACTGTCAGAATGTTTCAAAATCATACCCAGTTTGTTGCTTTCAGAGTATATAACATCTGAAACTTCAGGGCATACCAAAACAGCACCAATTGGCATATATCCGGAAGTAAGAGCCTGGAGCTTTCAGTTAGAGATGCGAGGCAAAAGCAAATAAGAAGTAGACAGACTTTAGTCCGAATTTACCTTTGCTACAGAGACAAGATCTGGCTTGATATTGTATTTATCGCAGCCAAACATAGTTCCCAGTCTTCCAAATGCACAAATCACCTAGAATGCAAAAACAACAGTGGTTGAGGCTGGTGTACTCGCCTACGTTCACAGACATAGCTTACCTTTAAAATTTACGCAGAAGAAATGGGAGTACCTCATCAGCAATAAATAGAATGTCATATTTTTTGACAATAGCTTGAATCTGCAGAAGGATTATATATGATAGTCTTGTTAGGGTCAATTATGCATAAAAGATAGAGTAGGAAGAACTATTGCTAAGGGGACATCACTCATATTATGCACATGATGCATATTTATCATAATGTGTTTGAATCAGCAGGATACTTCAACACAAGACCGAATGATGAGAAGATCTTACAAACGAATCGCTTACATTAATATGGAGCAGTTTAATCACATTACAAATAGAAAGGAAAGCAAAAGTTAAGCTCACTTTATCAAAATAAGTAGCTGGAGGTGGAATGACTCCTCCTGCCCCTATGACCGGCTCTGCAATGAAGGCAGCGATCTGGTACAAATGATAGTAAAGTCAGCCAAGAATCATTTCttgtttaaatcatattattcaTCTAAAGGATGGTTAGGTACCGTCTCTGGTCCCTCTTTTAGGATAAGCTCTTCCAAATTATTAGCTAACCTTGTTGAGAAATCTTCTTCTGTCTCACCTAGATGATTCAGAATACCCCACTTAGAACTTGGAATATAAATTCTGTTAGTGACAAGAATTAAGTTATGCAGAGTAGGTCTACCTTCAATACGATATCTCCAATAATGAGGGCAATCAGTGTACAAAACAAATGGAGCGGGCAGATCAAAATTCTGATGCAGTGGAGTAAGGCTGCGAAAAGAAAAGGTCTGTCAATAAACACGTTTTTCAACACACAACAAAAACACCTTTAAGTGCTTACCCTGAAAGACTAGCTGATATAACAGTAGATCCATGGTACCTGTCAAGAGGAATAGATTACATGAGATATGAAATCTAGAAATAGAGAAGTGAAGATACGTAATCTGTCAGGCAACTCACGAGTTTAATCTGGAAATAATCTTTTTCTTGTTTGGCCTTCCAAGTGCGTTGTTATAATACCAAACTAGCTTTacctacaaaaatattattgctTTCAAATTCATATCATAGCTATTATTTCAAAGAAATAAAGCTAAGACATCAATGCTTAAGACAGTAATACTACCTGAGTATCATTGGTTTCTGAGCCACTATTTGTGAAGAATACTTTCTTCATTTTATTAGCAGTAAACATTTCCAGAAGCTCCTTCGCGAGATCCTGCACAATTTTGACAGGAaacttatatataattgaaaagcATGTCTGGCGAGAAATGCTTTACAAGTGAACAATAAGCGTACCAGCGTGGGTTTTGTGGAACGATTCCAAAAAGAATGATAAAACGGCAGGGTGCTAAGCTGTTTAGTTGCAGCATCAATCAAGCGTGGTTCACTCCCTCCTGGAAAATGATAGCAGCAGaaatatgtaaatttaaaaGGACAGTATGTGAACAGGACAGGaacggagagagagagagagagagagagagagagagggagagagggagagggagagagagagagagagagagagggagggagggagggagagggggagcgagagggagggagggaggggggagagagagagagaggagggggggagagagggagggaaggaggggggagagagagaggaaggggggggagagagcgaaggagggagggagggggtgagagagagagggagggagggagagggagggagggagggagagaggaggggggagagggagagagagagagagaatatacCTAAGGCTGTGCACCATAGACCAGCAAGAGAATCAAGATACTTTTTTCCATTCGTGTCATAGACATAACAACCCTACAAAATCAGTTGACAGTAGTCGATTCACTTGATCCAAGCCATGCTAATGTAAACAGTGGTACTATATAAGCACAATCAAAACCTCTTACCTGGGATTTGGCTATGAGAAGAGGTTTTTCATTCGTTTGCCACCCAGCCGTAAAAGGTGGCAGCAAACCATGTCCTTTATATCTGATCATTACATCGGAGATTCATAAGTATGTTAATATCTAGACCCAAATGTTGCAATCCAATCTTCTTGAAATCTAATCATTAAAGAGAAAGTGTACCCTTGATCATCAGCATCATGATGAAAATCCTTGTGCATGGATGTATTTGAAGCCATATGTCTAGCTACTCTTATACAATAAGCTTCTGATAAACTTGTGGAAGCTGCTGCAGCCTGCAAAcatcaaatttatataaattcagCATTCAACTCACAGCTTTCCTGTAAATAAACCATTTACACACATTGCTTATTCCTTGGACAGAAATTATTCTATCAACACATATATTCTTTTTAAGTAATAGAAATAACTTACTTTTTTAGGAAAATAATATTCGTACAAATTATTTCCTCTTTTTAATCAAAGTCCAAATaactcttttttattttattcaaggtTTCTTTTCCGCAGACAAGTTAAAGTATGAgctctcatttttattttatttacatacCTCTGTCAGATAAATATGAAAGTTAAGTTTTTCATAGttcaaaatataatgaaatgcTGAACACGgcataatacacacacacacacacatatttctcaaaatacatattttgatAACTGTGATAGACACTAGTAGCTATTATTTTAAACCAAAACTAAAATTATCGAGATATTAAAATGCgtggttttaattaaataattgttcataacaagaatttttaaattgtaaTCGTTTTAATcatttaggttgtgttcacttggattgAATAGAACGAGGGGataatggaatgaaaaattatataaaagttttatggagaaagaagaaagtatgagataatagtgacaaaatatgaatgtatctAAATTTCTTGTGATAAAAATCGTAAGGAAACatgatgtaaaaataaaatgagcATTCCGGTTAGTATTACAGTTAAAATAGTtagaatggaatgattgaaggaatgaaaattatatacatttttttttatcaacaccATTTATAGAgcacaaaattcattccattctttcTCGATTCCATTCAATCCAAGTGAACTCAATCTAAGTCTTATTCGTATCACAATTATTTAGCAGATAATGTACAAAATCTGTGCAAAAAGTAAACCTACATACTAAATCTTGTAGCAAAACAATTAAACTATACATAACGAACCTGTAGAGCAGATTTTCTAGGGGTGGAAGCTGCTACTAATAGAGAACAAATCCAATTTTTCATAACTTTATACTTAACAGAAGTAGCGAGAGCTTGAGAGGAAGACGTGTATATATAGTAAAATATAGGCGAGAATCGTTTCGTTTGAGAAGTTTTAAAATACACATTTTTAATACATCTCTAGAAACCATAGGCCAGAGAGAGACTCTCACGATTGGtgaatcaaaattcaaaacacattcgtgttttctttcttcttttctttatttatgtCATTCTCTCTTTTGGATGCAAAATCATTATACATTTCTAGAtacatgtatgtgtgtgtaaagTGGCAAGTTTTTTACTCTTTATCATCTATCTCTCTGGCTGGGCAGTCCTCTCCCAGTAACTTCTTTCAAATGCATCATGTCCAAGTATATCAAACTGAATGTTTCCTCAAAAAGCTTAATATTACCAAAAGGCTACTCTATTATAATGAGTAGAGATGGTAGAAAACTATCAGTTTGGAGAGGGAGGAATGGAGGATCTCGACGAGTTGTGAAATTGTGCACAAGTGGGAGGGGGGAATCTCgtcatttttgaaaaattgcacAAAAGTTGCATATTCAGTTCCGCCATCTCCCTCTCATATACATAGAAAATATGAAACTTGCACAAAACAGTTTAATTGTCTTTTGAaaacttgaaattaaaaaataaaataaaataataaatcacaAGACCAGCAAACTAGAAACAACTTCTTCAAGTCAACCGGAACCAACAAACTGACATATGGTAGGATGTAATTAATTTTGGCGCATAGGGGATGAAGCCCCACTAAGGTAATAACAATTGTTGTTCTCGACTGATTGCAAGAATGTCTCTGATCCAACTGCAGGCTGATACAAGATGTTAGGAACATTTAGAGTAACAAACAAATGTCTAAGTTTATATTATCTCTAACCCCGTCAAGAAGGTTTTCGCTTGCCTCGACTTGTTTCCAGTTGTGTAACATTCCAATGCTCTTGAGATTCCATCTCTTTCACACTGTTTACTATGTCTTGAATGTTGTTAGACAAATGTTTATTATGCTCCTCAATGTGCTCAAAAACTAGCTCCAATTGCCTTTTGTAGGAGGCAGCTCGTTTTTTCTCAATAGCAAGCTGCTGGGACAATTCCTTTATCTTGTCGTGTTCATTCTGTATAAGACCAAACGATAACAAAAAGTTAATCAGTCCGCAATGTTTTGTACATATATCTAGATATATTGAAGGACTGCTTGCTGCACAACAAAAACATACACGACAGCCATATGTAATAACTGCTTGTTTTTGTGTAAATTTTAAATACCCAGGAACTGGAAGTTCCTTTGTCTACTTATCAAAGAACAACACATAGTAACCGGTTTGAGTTTCAAGCCAGTTGCAGTTACATATCTGATTTACATCGAAGCAAACGAGGGCCAAGTATCCAACAACATGCTTATTCTGATGTTCGTCTAATTTAAACAggagaaaaattataaaatgaatccagaataaaaattaaaagcaaGAACATCTAATCTAGATGCCATAAACTAGGCGTTTAAATCAAGTTGAATACATGCAAAGATAACAGAAGTTTCTACAATTCAGAGGTGGTCCAGCATCAAAACCACACCACAACTGGAGCATCCCAAAACTGACCTAGAAGACATATTATGAGTTACAATTAGCCTACTTGTTTTAGGATATCCATTTTATTTTGGAGAACATTGAAAACCTCCCTCCGTCtcactcatttctatacagttttttttttttgcattgtttGGCATGCATTTCAAGGCTTCTATAAAGTacagttctataatttatttttaaatatttttgtttctgaataaaaatttaaacattaactTTTTGTTCataataaaaagaattttgaaataatctatagaactatattttataagagctttaaatgcgtgtcgagccctCTGTCCCAAACATATATAATTCGCTCGCTGAGATAGTGGGAGTATTAGACAAAACatcatatcatataaaaatttatatataatatattgagaTAGTCGTAGTAGCAAGGAAAAAGGAGAGAATCAATTAAGAGGGAGATTCGTCGGAGTGAAGGGATTCATTGAGACTTCAAATGAACTTTACAACTTTTATTCTTTGTACTTTAGTTTTTATTCTTATGCTTTGCATTCTAGATTcgtatttattttatcttatcaAGAGTAGATAATCCTTTAATCCAATTCTTAGGTAGTATCCATTGACATGTTACGTTTGTTTAgttgtattatattttcttttgattATTTGTCATTGGAAGCTTAATACAGTTAAGGGGAGTCCAACTTTAGTTTGAATTCTTAGAAATATGGAGATGAATGATAATTCTACATAAACACAATTTAAGTATTAGATCAAGTGGTGATAGGCGAGTTGTAGAATTAAAAACTCTTGATTCTTAATAGTCTGAAATTCTTGATTCTTAATAGTCTATAGTTATAGGTTAATTGACAATGGGAATGATATTTAACAGATGATTATGATTTACCTTGGGGAgagaattttataattattagaagAATTGTTTTTAGCTAGACAAAAGACACAAAGTAGACACTAGTGAAATGAGGAATCCTAATTATTGAGTTAATTTTTCACGTATTTATTATATACTTTgtatttgtttataaaattaattagtgGATAATCACATGCTATCAAACGAACCTCCATAATTCCATACTTCTAAACTGTAGTAAACAAAAGGCTTAAAATTGATATTAGTCCATCCTAGTGAACAGGTTTCACAATATACACATCAACAACAGTATTAGGTATTAGAGGCAGTA includes:
- the LOC108200542 gene encoding vanillin aminotransferase, yielding MKNWICSLLVAASTPRKSALQAAAASTSLSEAYCIRVARHMASNTSMHKDFHHDADDQGYKGHGLLPPFTAGWQTNEKPLLIAKSQGCYVYDTNGKKYLDSLAGLWCTALGGSEPRLIDAATKQLSTLPFYHSFWNRSTKPTLDLAKELLEMFTANKMKKVFFTNSGSETNDTQVKLVWYYNNALGRPNKKKIISRLNSYHGSTVISASLSGLTPLHQNFDLPAPFVLYTDCPHYWRYRIEGETEEDFSTRLANNLEELILKEGPETIAAFIAEPVIGAGGVIPPPATYFDKIQAIVKKYDILFIADEVICAFGRLGTMFGCDKYNIKPDLVSVAKALTSGYMPIGAVLVCPEVSDVIYSESNKLGSFNHGFTTSGHPVSCAVALEALKIYKERNIVEQVKNLSPKFQDGIRAFSDSPIIGEIRGTGLIIVTEFTDNKSPTDLFPQEWGIGAYFGAECEKLGMLVRVVYDHIIMSPPLIITPTELDELISKYGKALKATEEYVKQLKAKQK